In the Thermogemmata fonticola genome, TAAGGGGGTTGTTGCCGACGGTGCGGTATAGGTCCACATCCCCGGCGGCGTAGGAGAGCGGGTCGAGGCTGGTCCAGCGGCCGCTTCGATTTACGATTCTCGATGAGGTTCTTCAGGACGAGGAAGGCCGAAGGAATGGTTTCAACTTGTACGGAATTGCGGTCATCGGCTAAGATCGAAACGAGGGCAAGCATTCAAGAGCGCGGCAGGTGGCATCCTGACGACCCAAAAGCAGCAGGTGAGTGAGGGCCAAGACCAGTAGGCAGCGACCGTGATTGAGTATCGCCGTTTTCGGAACACGGATCCCCCCGCGTTGGCGGACGTGTGGAACGAGTCGCACGCGTCGCGCAGCTCCTATCCCGTGCGAACGCCGGCGCTGCTGGAACGTTGGCTTTTTTCCAAGCCGTATTTTGATCCGGAGGGTTTGATCGTCGCGGTGGATACGCAGGCGGAGGGGCGGGTCGTCGGTTACATCCTGGCAGGTTTCGGGCCGAATTCCGAGTTGAACGCCTTAGATTACTCGCAAGGGGTGATTTGTTTGCTGGCTGTGCGTCCGGCCTATCGGCGGCGGGGCATCGCACGGGAACTGGTGAGGCGGGCGGAGGAGTATCTGCTTCGGCACGGTGCAAAGGTATTACGGGCCGGTCCGCGCTGGCCGTACTGTCCCTTCGGTTTCGGCCTCTACGGCGGGACAAATTGTCCCGGTTTTTTGGCTTCGGACCCGGGCGCGGATCCCCTGTTTCGCAAGCTGGGATATACACCGGCCGGCACGACCATTGTCTTCCACAAGCGTCTGGACAGTCCGCTGGCTGTGGCCGATGCCCGCTTCCAAATTTTGCGACGGCGTTATGATACTACGGTGATCCGTTCGGCGATTCCGCCGTCGTGGTGGCATGAGTGCGTTTGGGGAACGCTGGAGCCAGTCGAGTTCCGCCTAACAGATAAGCTAGCCAACCATTTCATTGCGGGCCGGGCGTTGGTGTGGGAGCTGGAAGGATATGGTTGGCGCTGGGGCTTGCCGGCGGCTGGGGTGCTGGACATCCAAGTGCGGGAAGACCTGCGGGGTCAAGGGTTGGGCAAGTTCCTCATGGTCCAGGTGCTCCGCTTTTTGCAGGAGCAGTACTTCGGGCTATGCGAGGTGCAAGCTGCCGACACTCAGCCGGAATTGACTGGTTTGTGCCGCGCGTTGGGCATGGAACAGGTGGATTACGGCACGACTTACATCAAAGGCAGTGGGTCCACTTCCGCAGCCAATGAGGGGAGTGCCAGCGTGATGCTACCGGCGGCGGAGAAGTCCATTCCATCGCCATCAGGATCAACCGAAGAGGCGGTGGAACCAGGTGCGGCGGGGGGGCCGGGGCGGGGGAATGTGCAGGGGTAACCCTTGCAAAGCCGCGATTCCCCAGAAGGAAGCGATGCGTTCTGCCGCTCGACGACCTACCCACTGGACAAGCCGTTGATACCCCTCGCGGAAAAGGGGCCGGCGACGGTCAATGCCGTGACCATCCGAGCCGAGCAGGTGAATAAACCCTCCGACAGCCCAATCCTTGAGAGCGTGCTCCGTGGTGGCATCCCACGGTTCGGCTAGAGCCTGCGTGGTGACCTGGAAGAGGCAGCCGGCGGCGATCCACCGCTGGGCCAAGTCCGGATCGTAGAGCAACTCTGGATAGCGCTCGGCATGGGCCACGATAAGGCGGATGCCCAGGGGACGGAAGTAATCGGCCAGGGGTAACAGATCAAGGAACTGGCCATGGGGCATTTCCACCAACAAGGTTTGGCCGCTATCGCCGAGGGTCAAGTATCGGCCGGCTTTCCACTGGTCGAGGAACTCCGGACCGAGCATGATTTCTCCCGCGGGATAAAGAGTCAGGGGGATTTGCCGGGCTTGGAGCAACGGCTGCAATTCGGCTACGGCGGTGCGCAAGGCGGCGGCATCATTGTCCGGATAACTGGCGTTCTGGTGAGCCAAGGCCGCGGCATGACGCACCCCTTCGCTGACAAGCATCCGACACATGGCGAGGGCTTCATCCACCGTCAGCGGACCGTCATCGCGTCCGGGCAGCAAGTGGACGTGCGTATCAGCAAACGGGACCATAGGCGGCCCCCTTTCGGCATGGCTTACGGAGCATCACGGTAGGAATCCTGATACAGATAGCCAGAATGGTAGTAGGAATATCTGTACGGATGGTCACGCAGGGGCAAGGCATTGACCACGACACCCAGGATGCGCCCTCCCACCGCCTGAATATCCTGTTTGGTCCGCTCCAGGGCCGAACGGACATCCCGGCGCATGCGGAAGACCAGAACAACTTCGTCCACACGGGCCGCTACCGCTACGGGATCCGAAACGGACAAGACGGGCGGCGTATCCAGAAGCACATAGTCGTATTGCTGCTGCAACTGGGCCAGCACTTCCGGGAAATGCTTGCAGGTCAGCAACTCGGCGGGGTTGTCCGGCCGCGTTCCGCAAGGATAGATCGTCAGGTTTTCGACCCCGGCAGGCCGTGCCACCGCTGCCAACTCTGCCTGACCCGCGAGCACGGCGGCTATTCCCTGCTCCGGATTGCCGAGGGCGAAGAGGCGATGCTGCCGCGGCTTGCGGAAGTCGCAATCGACCAGGGCCACGCGCTTGCCGGACAGTGCCAGACTCACGGCCAGGTTGGCTGTCAGTACGCTTTTGCCATCTCCTGGATGTGGACTAGTGATCTGGACGCATACGTGGTCTCGCCCGGTGGTGCTGAAGAGAACCTGGTTGCGCAAAGCACGGACCGCTTCCGCCTCGGCAGAACTGGGGCGCCAGAGGGTGACCAAAACCGCATCGAGCGGTTGAGTCAATTCCTGCTCCACTTCTTCTTCGATGCGGATCTGCGGAATATGGCCCAACACCGACAGCCCCAGGTGACGGCGAATGTCTGCGGGCGAGCGGAATGAACGATCCGCCCACTCCCACCCCAAGGCCAGGCCGCCTCCCAAAACCAATCCCAGCATCAGTCCGACTGCCAGTGACTGGAACCACAGCGGCGAGACCAGTACGCCCAAGGTGGGGGTAGTCACTTCTTTGACTTCAAAGACGCCTCCCCGTTCCGTCCGGCGGATTTGGTCGCGCAACTGGTGCAGTTCCCTCAGCCGGGTTTCTTCCCGTTGCAATTCCTCATTTGCCTTCTGGATGCTGTTATGGATCGGTGTCAATTCCTGCAACTTGCGTTCGTCTTGGGCGATTTCCTGGGCTAGGATTTGCAGTTTCTTGTCCAGGGCGTTCCGTTCGTTCATCAAGCGTTGGCGATAGGCGAGCAATTCTTCCGCCCCCACACCGCGGCTTTGCACCTCCCGTTCCAATTCGCTGAGTTGGCGATCGAGGGCAACAATTTCGGGATGGCCTACTCCATAGCCGTAACGGGCC is a window encoding:
- a CDS encoding tyrosine-protein phosphatase, whose translation is MVPFADTHVHLLPGRDDGPLTVDEALAMCRMLVSEGVRHAAALAHQNASYPDNDAAALRTAVAELQPLLQARQIPLTLYPAGEIMLGPEFLDQWKAGRYLTLGDSGQTLLVEMPHGQFLDLLPLADYFRPLGIRLIVAHAERYPELLYDPDLAQRWIAAGCLFQVTTQALAEPWDATTEHALKDWAVGGFIHLLGSDGHGIDRRRPLFREGYQRLVQWVGRRAAERIASFWGIAALQGLPLHIPPPRPPRRTWFHRLFG
- a CDS encoding GNAT family N-acetyltransferase; protein product: MIEYRRFRNTDPPALADVWNESHASRSSYPVRTPALLERWLFSKPYFDPEGLIVAVDTQAEGRVVGYILAGFGPNSELNALDYSQGVICLLAVRPAYRRRGIARELVRRAEEYLLRHGAKVLRAGPRWPYCPFGFGLYGGTNCPGFLASDPGADPLFRKLGYTPAGTTIVFHKRLDSPLAVADARFQILRRRYDTTVIRSAIPPSWWHECVWGTLEPVEFRLTDKLANHFIAGRALVWELEGYGWRWGLPAAGVLDIQVREDLRGQGLGKFLMVQVLRFLQEQYFGLCEVQAADTQPELTGLCRALGMEQVDYGTTYIKGSGSTSAANEGSASVMLPAAEKSIPSPSGSTEEAVEPGAAGGPGRGNVQG
- a CDS encoding polysaccharide biosynthesis tyrosine autokinase translates to MAEAHPLLDPPPAARGTAESTGGLENSATMSLVAGLLRRWPWLVLGVLIGVVVGIIYHFQRPLVYQSTAQLMVLKNRPELVSGGASDVRVQFVEDYVAGQVILLRSERILRRAADKHLPRLGPFERPLPSQEHARLALLSAGFSVMREKEPGSNIGSNVLALTFKASHALDAPKYLRAIIDAYREELAEVFEDASARQLRQLEEEIAAVEKSIREIAARRAEAERSFLVEDPRTGRLRMPEDLTLLRSRLSANHATQITLRLRQQELQAEWEELQLAEQSRPVRLMLLQRLGVSQERSSILQPDARSPESLLRHLQFRRSELMARYGYGVGHPEIVALDRQLSELEREVQSRGVGAEELLAYRQRLMNERNALDKKLQILAQEIAQDERKLQELTPIHNSIQKANEELQREETRLRELHQLRDQIRRTERGGVFEVKEVTTPTLGVLVSPLWFQSLAVGLMLGLVLGGGLALGWEWADRSFRSPADIRRHLGLSVLGHIPQIRIEEEVEQELTQPLDAVLVTLWRPSSAEAEAVRALRNQVLFSTTGRDHVCVQITSPHPGDGKSVLTANLAVSLALSGKRVALVDCDFRKPRQHRLFALGNPEQGIAAVLAGQAELAAVARPAGVENLTIYPCGTRPDNPAELLTCKHFPEVLAQLQQQYDYVLLDTPPVLSVSDPVAVAARVDEVVLVFRMRRDVRSALERTKQDIQAVGGRILGVVVNALPLRDHPYRYSYYHSGYLYQDSYRDAP